CCGCCAGTTCCGTCGTCGCGGTCGGATACACGTCGGACACGATCAGGAACTTGTCCTCCAACCCCCGCTTCGCCTTGAAGAGCTTGTGCAGATTGGGCAGCGAATGCCCCGGGTTGGTCACCTGCACCCAGAGGGTCGAGATGTCTCCCCCGCGGTCCGTCGCCGTGCAGAACTTCTCCCACATCAGCACGGTGTGATACCCCACCTTCCCGCTCAACCGGCCCTCGGGCAGGTTCCACAACCGCTCCGCATCCGCCCGGTGCTCCGCATTCGCCACCAGCCGCCCGCCCGGCAGGAAATGGCACATCGTCCCCACCTCCCGCGCCGTCCCGCACGCGCTCGGCTGCCCCGTCAACGACGTCGGCGCATCCCCCGGCCGGCCGAAATGCCCGCTCAACAAATGAATCCCATGACACAGCCGGTTGATGTTCGTCCCCCGGGTGTGCTGGTTGAACCCCATGCACCACACACTCGTGATCCGCAGATCCCGCCGCCCGAACAACTCCGCCAGCATCCGGATCTTCGCCGCCGGCACCCCGGAAATCCGCTCGACCTCCTCCGGCGTGTACGGCTCCAGGGCCGCCCGGTACTCGTCGAACGTCATCCCCCGCCCCAGCAGCGAAGGCTCCTCCGTGTCCTGCCGGAACGCGCAGTGCCGCTCCACGAATTCCCGGTCGAAGGTCCCGTCCTTCAACAGCAGGTGCGCAATCCCGTTGGCGATCGCCAGATCCGTCTGCGGCCGGAACTCCAGGTACTCGTCCGCAAATTCCGTGCTCCGCGTCCGCCGCGTCGCCAGATCAATCACCTTCACCTTCTCGCCCCGTGTCCGACGGTCGATCACCCGCGAGAACAACACCGGATGCATCTCCGACATGTTGTTCCCCCACAGGATCAGCACGTCGCAACGGTCCAGGTCGTCATAGCACCCCGCCGGCTCGTCCACCCCGTACACGCTCAGATACCCCGTGACCGCACTGGCCATGCACAACCGCGCGTTCGGCTCGATCTGGTTGCTCGACAACCCCGCCTTCATCAGCTTGTTCGCCGCGTACCCCTCCGGAATGGTCCACTGCCCGGACCCGTAAATCGCAAACCGGTCCGGCGCCTCCAGGATCCGCCGCGCCACCACGTCGATCGCCTCGTCCCACCCGATCGGCTCCAGCCGCCCGTTCCGGCGCAGCAACGGCGTCGTCAACCGGTCCTTCCCGTACATCGCCAGCCCGACGTGATACCCCTTCACGCACAACAACCCCTTGTTCACGTCCGCCAGCGGCTCCCCCTGGATCGCCGCCACCCGCCCGTCCTTCACCCCCACCCGCACATGACACCCCGTTCCGCAAAACCGGCACGGCGCCTTGTCCCACCGGATCCCATCCCGGCCAGTTCCAACCGCCGCCTCCGCCGCCTGCGCCGCCCCGCCCACCCGTTCCGATATCGCCGCCGCCGCCGCCGCCAGGGCGCTGGCCCGCAGAAATTCACGTCGCTCTAGTTGCATCGTTCGTTCTCCCGGTTGTGGCGCGGTCGTTCCCGCACCGGACTGCCATCCGCCCCGATCGCCCCCCCGTCGGCCCTCCCCGACGCAGCACCCTCCCCATCCGCCTCGAAATGCACGGACACCACCTCCACCCGCACCACCCCGGGCAACCGCTCCATGCGCTCGTGCAGGTCCCGGCCATGCCCCGGATCCCGCGACTCCACCGCCACCGCCACCCAGTCGCCCTGCCGCTCCCCAATGGTCACCTCGGGCCAGCCCCGCAAGGCTTCCAGTTCCGCCGCCCCGACCTCCCCCGGCGCCACTCTCACCATCAATCCGCTGATCGGCATGGTCCTCCGTCGTTGCTCGTTCCCACCCGGCACGTCCGCACTATCCCGCCTCCCCAACCGCCCCTGCCTTGAGCCAGGTCAAGGTCTCCCAATCCCACACCCTCCATGCTCTCATCGAGTTGGGGCGAATCGGGAATCACAAGAACACATTTCCGCGATGGAGCGCATCAGACAAGCTTTACGTGCCCCGTCCGGCCCGCTAAGAAACCTCCGTCCCAGCAACCGGCATCGCCGCGACCATCGCCGCGACCACCGTCGCCCGGCCCAAGGAATCCGCTGTGAAACCGTCCAGTCGCCAAGTCCTCACCTTCGCCGCCGTGGCCGGCCTGGCCCTCGCCGGTCTGCTCCTCGCCGCCCCCGCCATCCGCCCGCCCCAGGATCCCGGGATGTCCGTGGAACCCACCCCCGATGTCTCCCCGCCCTCCCGGTTCGCCACCTCCATCCGGCCCACGCCCGGTCCCCAGGGCATCCCAACCGGCCTCACCGATCCCCACGGCCAACCGGTGACCGTCGCCTGCGCTTCCTGCCACGCCACCACCACCCCCAATCGTGACCTCCGCTCCGCCGATCAGCTCGTCCAGTTCCACCAGGGTCTCCACTACGCCCACGGCTCGCTCTCCTGCCTGAGCTGCCACAACGCCGACAACTACGACACCCTCCGCCTCGCCGACGGCTCCACCCTCGCCTTCACCGACAGCATGACCCTCTGCGGCCAGTGCCACGGCCCGCAGTTGCGCGATTATCAGCGCGGCCTCCACGGCGGCATGAACGGCTACTGGGACCTCTCCCGCGGACCCCGCACCCGCAACAGTTGCATCCATTGCCACGATCCCCATGCCCCGGCCTTTCCCCTCGTTCAGCCCGTCTTTCCACCCCGCGACCGCACGCCGGTCCCCAGACCCAACCCCAACGCCAACCCCAACGCCTCCCATTGATCCCTCGCCCCACGCCCTGATCCACGTCCCGAACGCCTCATGAGCCCCACCGAAACCTCCACCAACAGCCAGGGCTGGACCCGCCGCGACGTGCTCAAAGGGGTCGGCGTCACCCTCGGCGTCGCCGCCTTCGCCAAGGCCGTCGCGCCCCTCACCGAATGGGCCCGCGACATCCCCGTCGAGGACTTCCTCCAGAAACACTACAAGGAACTCAGCGCCGTCGATCTTCACGTGATCCTCCGCCGCCTCGAAAACGAAACCCGCGACCAGTACGGCGCCGAGGTCACCATCGCAGACCCCAAACCCCTCCCCGGCGTCAAGTTCGGCTACGCCCTCAACCTCAGCATCTGCAACGGCTGCCGCAAATGCGCCGAAGCCTGCCACCTCGAAAACAACCACGACCGCCCCTCCCAGCAGTCCTACATCCGCGTCTTCGAAATGCAGAAGGGCTCGCTCGACATGGAAAAGGGCACCGTCCATTACGACCACACCGTCCCCCAGCCCGACAAGTTCTACATGCCCGTCCAGTGCCAGCAGTGCGAACACCCGCCCTGCGTGGACGTCTGCCCCGTCGAGGCCACCTGGAAGGAACCCGACGGCATCGTGGTCGTGGACTACAACTGGTGCATCGGCTGCCGCTACTGCCAGGCCGCCTGTCCCTATCACGCCCGCCGCTTCAACTGGACCAAACCCCAGATCCCCGCCGGCGAGATCAATCCCAACCAGGCCTACCTCGCCAATCGCATCCGGCCCCAGGGCACCATGGAGAAATGCCACTTCTGCCTCCATCGTACCCGCGTCGGACGTCTCCCCGCCTGCCTCGAAGCCTGCCCCACCGGCGCCCGCGTCTTCGGCAACCTCCTCGATCCCGATTCCGAAATCCGCCAGGTCCTCGCCCACAAACGCGTCTTCATCCTCAAGGAGGAACTCGGCCTCAAACCCCAATTCTTCTACTTCTTCGATGTCTGACCCGTCCCTGCCCACCCTCGCCCACACCGCCCCCGAGCCGTCCCCGTCCGCCGGTCACTGGCGCAATTACTCCCGCTTCCTCGGACGCGTGGTCTGGGAGGCCTTCGACGGCAACTGGACCTTCTACGTCTGGATGACGGTCCTCACCGCCATCGCCCTCGTCGGCGCCAACGCCTGGGCCGTCCAGGTCCGCGACGGCATGATCCTCACCCACATGAACGACCACGTGTCGTGGGGCCTCTACATCGCCAACTTCACCTTCCTCGTCGGGCTCGCCGCGGGCGGCGTCATGATGGTCATCCCCGCCTATCTCTACCACGACGACGAAATGCACCACGTGGTCATCATCGGCGAACTCCTCGCCATCGCCGCCATCGTCATGTGCCTCATGTTCGTCGTCGCCGACCTCGGCCGGCCCGACCGCTTCTGGCATCTCATCCCCGGACTCGGCCGCTTCAATTTCCCCATGTCGATGCTCACCTGGGATGTCATCGTCCTCAACGGCTACCTCCTCCTCAATCTCCACATCTGCGGCTATCTCCTCTACATGCGCTTCCTCGGACGCGCCCCCAACCCGAAGTGGTACGTCCCCTTCGTCTTCCTCTCCATCGTCTGGGCCATCTCCATCCACACCGTCACCGCCTTCCTCTACTGCGGCCTCGGCGGACGCCCCTTCTGGAACACCGCCCTCCTCGCGCCCCGCTTCCTCGCCTCGGCCTTCGTGTCCGGCCCCGCCTTCATCATCGTCGCCATCCTCGTCCTCCGCCGCGTCCTCGGCGGCGCCTTCGGCGCCTCCCCCATCCGCACCCTGGTCAACATCATGCGGATCACCATCCTCGTGAACCTCCTCATGGTCGTCTCCGAGGTCTTCACCGAGTTCTACACCGGCGGCTCCCACACCTCCTCCGCCCAGTACCTCTACTTCGGCCTGCACGGTCACAACGAACTCGTCCCCTGGGTCTGGAGTTCCATCCTCATGACCGTCCTCGCCGCCCTCCTCCTCCTCTGTCCCAAGGTGTACGACCACTCCGCCATGCTCATCGCCGCCTGCGCCCTCGCCTTCGCCGGCATCTGGATCGAAAAGGGCATGGGTCTCATCATCCCCGGCTTCATCCCCTCCTCCCTCCACGAAATGGTCGAGTACCGGCCCAGCCTCCTCGAATGGAAGATCACCGCCGGCATCTGGGCCGCCGGCCTCCTCATCTACACCATCGCCCTCAAAGTCGCCCTCAACGTCTTCGCCGGCGAACGCGCCCGCTCCCCCAATCCCGCCCCCGCCCCATCTCCAGGCACCCCCGCCTGAACCGGTGCATCCCCAAGTTGTCGGTACCGAGCCAGCGAACCGGAGGGACGAGCTCCGCGAGTCCTCAACCCAACGCTCCACACCGTTGCGGCCTCGTGGAACCCGGCCCTCCGAAGCGCCGCTTGGCGGAGTTCGCACCTCTACCGACTACTCCGGGATGCACGGCGCCTGAACGCCCCCATTCCCCATTCCCTACTCCCTACTCACCTTCCCCGTCCCTCCCCTCCGCCCACGCCTCCAACTCAGGCCCGATGAGCGATGCCCACAGGGCATAGCCCGCATCGTTGACGTGCAAATCGTCGTCCAGAAATAACTCCCCGCGCGGCCGTCCCTCGTCGTCCAGCATCGGCGTGAACACATCGACGTACCCGAGGTGAGGCCGCTCCGCGCAATCCTCCCGGATCCGCTCGTTCAACACCCGTTGCGCCTCCAGCCACCGGATCCGGCTCGGACTCGGCTTCACCGCGACAAAACGGATCGCCGTTCCCGGCATCGCCGCCTCGACCCGTTCCACGAACTGCCGCCAGCCCTCAAACACCGCGTCCACCGTCTTCCCCGCCGCCAGATCGTTGTCCCCCTCATACACGAAAATCAGCGCCGGCCGGTATCGCGTCACCACCCGGTCGAAGAAATGCAGCACATCGCTCATCTGCGATCCCCCAAACCCGCGGTTGATTACCGGAAACCCCGGAAACGCCGTCTCCAGACCCCGCCACATCCGGAACGACGACGATCCCACAAACAGCACCGGCCGCTCCGGCGGTGCCTCCCGAAGGTCTCTCGCCTCGAACGCGCGGATGTCTCCCTCGAACCGGTTCGTCCCCTGAGCACCCGCGCTTCCCCCAGCCAACGCCATCCCCACCGCCACGAACCCCACTGCCACCACCCTTCGAGCGAACAAAAACGGTATCGTCGGCCTCATGCGGTCCGCACCCTATCGCCCCTCCCTCCCCCTGCCAATCGCCGCATCCCCGCCGCATCCCCGGTCGGCCCACCCTCCCCTCTTTTTCCGCGCCATTCTCCGCCCGCCACGTTACCAAATCCCCATGCGCGTCGCCCTCGTCCTCACCATCATCGGCCGCGACCGGCCCGGACTGGTGGAATCCCTCGCCTCCATGGTCACCCGGCACGACGGCAATTGGCTCGAATCCCGCATGAACCGGCTCGGCGGCGAGTTCGCCGGACTCCTCCGCTGCGACCTGCCCCCCGACCGCGAGGACGCCTTCCGCCAGGCCCTCGCCCAACTCGACGCCCTCACCGCCGTCGTCCGCCGCGACCAACCGGCCCCCGCCCCAACCGCCCCCCTCGCCACCCTCGACCTCGTGGGACACGACCGCCCCGGCATTGTGCGTCAACTGGCCGCCATCCTCGCCGCACAGGGCGTCAACGTCGAGGAACTCGCCACCGAATGCGTCTCCGCTCCCATGTCCGGCGAACCCCTCTTCAAGGCCCGCGCCCGCCTCGCACTCCCGCCCGGCCTCAACCTCGCCTCGCTCCGCACCGATCTCGAACGGGTCGCCGCCGATCTCCTCGTGGAAATCGCCATCAGCCCCGTTACCCCTCCCGCTTGAACACACCCCCATCGCCCGCTTCCCCACTCCGACTCCCCCGCGTCCGACAGTCATGAGCCGGCACCGCCAACCGCCCCGTTCCCCGCACCCCGGGAAACCCTCCCCCGGATCACCTCCGCCCACGGGATCTCGTCGGACCCGCCCCCTCTCCAACATCCGCAAAGCCCTCCTGGGCGGCGCCGTCACCCTGACCGCCTTTCTACTCCTCGAACTCCTTCTCTGGGCCTGCCGCGTCCAGCCCGCCTGGCGCACGGAAGACCCCTACGCCGGTTTCTCCCGCCACATTCCCCACTTCATCCGCGAACCCGGCCCGGACGGAGCGGCGCGCATCTCCGTCGCCCCCGCCAAGTCCGCCGTCCTCAACCCGCAAACCTTCGCCGCCCGCAAACCCACGGGCACCTACCGCATCATCTGCCTCGGAGGTTCAACCACCTACGGCCGCCCCTTCTACGACGCCACCTCGTTCCCCGGTTGGCTGCGGGCGTTCCTTCCCGCCGCCGACCCCTCCCGTTCCTGGGAGGTCATCAACGCCGGCGCCATCAGCTACGCCAGTTACCGCGTCCTGGGCGTCATGGAGGAACTCGCCCGCCACGAACCCGACCTCTTCATCCTTTACACCGGCCAGAATGAGTTTCTCGAACGGCGAACCTACGACGGCCTGGCCGCCGCCACCTCGCCCCTCGCCGACGCCGCGTCCCTCGTCAATCGCACCCGCCTCGCCACCGTCATGCGTCAGGCCCTCGACGCCGCAGGCGTCGCCCGCAAATCCTCCGGCCACCGCGCCCCTGTCCTCGGTGAAAACACCCGCGCCATCCCCATCGATGCCGTCGGCCCCGCGGCCTACCATCGCGACGACGCCCTCGCCGCGGATGTCCTCGAACATTATCGGGCCTCCCTCCGCCGCATGGTCGCCCTCGCCCGCTCCGTCGGCGCAGAAATCCTCTTCGTCGTGCCCGCCTCCAATCTCGCCGACTTCGCCCCCTTCAAGAGCGAACACCGCCCCGGCCTTTCCGCCACCGAACTGACCGAATGGTACGCCCTCGAACGCGCCGGCCGTGCCGCCGCCGCCGCGGGTCGTTTCGACGACGCCGTCCGCGCCTTCGAATCCGCCATCCGCCTCGACGACCGCCACGCCGGCCTCTGGTTCCATCTCGGCAACGCCCTTCGCGCCCTCGGCCGCCATGGCGATGCCCGCACCGCCTTCCGTCGGGCCATCGACGAGGATATCTGCCCTCTCCGCATGCCCTCCCCCTTCACCCTAGCCGTCCGCGAAATCATCGCCGAAACCGGTGCCTGCGGCGTGGACTTCGAAGACTGGGTGGCCCGCGAAAGTCCCGATGGCCTCGCCGACCGCCGCTTCTTCCACGACCACGTTCACCCCACCCTCGAAGGCAATCGCGGTCTCGCCCTCGCCCTCCTCGACTGCCTCGCCCAACGCGGCATCGTCCGCCCGTCCCCCGACTGGAACGACGCCACCCTCGCCCGCGTCACCGCCAGCGTCGAGGCCTCCATCGACCGTCCCCTCCATGCCCTCCAACTCCGCATGCTGGCCGCCATGCTCGGCTGGCTCGGCCAACCCGACCAGGCCAGACACCAGGCCGAACTCGCCCTCGCCCTTGCCGGGCCGTCACCCGACGTTCTCCTGGACCAGGCCCAACGTTTCCAATCCGTTCGCGCCCACACCCTCGCCACCGAGTTCCTGGAACGTGCCGCGGCCGCCCATCCCGAAGCCGCCCCGGTCCGCTTCCAACTGGCCCTCGCCCTTCTCGCATCGGGACGGGACGCCGATGCCCTGAACGACCTCCAGGACGTGGTCCGGCTCGATCCCAACCATGCCGAAGCCCACACCCGCCTCGGTGCCATCCTCGCCGCCCAGGAACGCTACGGCGACGCCGAGCGGCACTTCGCCGAAGTCGTCCGCCTCGCGCCCCACTCGGACGTCGCTCTCAACAACCTCGGCCTTGCCATGGCCCGGCAGGGCCGCTTCGAGGATGCCATCGTCGCCTATCGGCAGGCCCTCGCCGCCAATCCCCGCTCCGTCGCCGCCCATGTCCACTACGGACTCGCCCTGGAAGGTCTCGGCCAGACCCGCGACGCCATCGAACACTTTCGCACCGCCCTCCGCCTCGACCCGTCCCATTCCGAAGCCGCCACCCGCCTCAAGACCCTCCTCGCCGTCCCCGCCCCCTGACCCCGGTCCTTCCCCGAGTGGCGGATGAGAAGGCAGCAAGCCGGAGGGACGAACTCCGCGAGTCCACAACCCAACGAACCGCTCCCCTGCGCCCCACCCTCCGTCTTCCGCCTTCATCCCTCCCCCGACTCGCGCTACCCTCCCTTCCATGCGTCGATTCGTTGTGGGAACGCGCCGATGGTGGACCCTCCTTCTTGCCCTGGGCTGGACCATGGGCTGCACCGTGCCTCCCAAGGCACCGCTGCCCGCCACCCACTTCACCGGGCTCACTCGCGTGGCCTGTGTCGGGGACAGCATCACCGCCGGCTCCGGCCTGGCCAACCCCGGGGAATCCGCCTATCCCGCCGTTCTTGCCGACCTCCTCGGTCCCACCTACCGCGTCCGGAACTTCGGCGTCAGCGGCGCCACTCTCCTCCGTGACGGCGACCTGTCCTACACCGGCACCGCCACGTTCCAGGAAGCCCTCGACTTCCGCCCGCATGTCGTCGTCATCGCCCTCGGAACCAACGACTCCAAGCCTCAGAACTGGCTCCATGCCGACAGCTTCGAACGCGATCTCTACCGTCTGGTGCGCGCTTTCCAGTCCCTCCCCTCCCGCCCCGTGGTGTACCTGGCCACCCCGCCGCCCGTCTTCCGCGACCGCTGGGGTATCACCGCAGCGACCGTCCGCGACCGGATCGTCCCCACCCTCCGCCGCATCGCCGCCCGCGAAGGATGGTCGGTCATCGATTGGCACCTCCTCCTGAACGACGACCCCGCTGTCTTCCCCGACGGCATTCATCCCGATGCCCTCGGGGCCGCCCGGATGGCCGGCCATGTCGAAACCGTCTTCCGCGGTCGCTGAACCCCCGCCCTTCGCGGGCCCAGGCGGCGCTGTGGCGCCCGGTCTGACCGAGAACGAGACGTTTTGCCCCTGGAGCGGAGCACGATGTCGGCAGGCCACCGTCGCTGGCCGCTGCACTGGACCGCTACGCTGGACCGCTGCGCTGGGAAACGAGGCGCGAAACGAGAGCACCCCTGACCAGCCCTCTCGATGCCCCGCGCCGGTCCCGGGGTGGACCTGGGCGACGACCTGGGAAATGGGGCCGCGACCTGAACACGCGGCTGGGCCATTCTATCGGGCCACTCCCGACCACTTTCCTTCGCCCGACGCAAGGGGCCCGCCAAAAGTGGCCCAAAAGTGGTCCAGCAGACTTTTCGGGAAGCCCTTGAATCTTCGTAAGTCCTTGGTGCCGTTGGAGCCAGTTGTCGGATTTGAACCGACGCCCGTCCGATTACAAATCGGGTGCAAGGCGTTTTTCCACGTCGTCCCATGTCGTGTGAAATCGCACAAATCCCTTGCAAAACAGGGGTTCAAGCGCGACAACACGCGACATGACGCAACCGCAACGGACGCCAAAAGTGGCTAAGCAAGTGGCTAAGCAAAACGAAGGCGGCAAGGTTTCGACTGGAATCCGGCGCTTCGAGTCCAAGGTCTTCAAGCCGGCGTGGACGAAGGGCGGCAGACGCTTCGAGCTTGAGCATTACGCCATCCGTCTCCGACACGACGGGAAGCGCGCCACGGTCAACCTGCAAACCGCCGACGCCCGGGAGGCGGCACGTCGGGCGGCGCGGTTCGCCACCATCTTGGCGGCAAGCGGATGGGAAGCGGCGCACGCCGACCTTTCACCCGAACAAGCCCGCGTCGTGGCGAAGCGCGACACGCCAACCGTCGGAGACTTGATTCGCGAAGCCGACCGCGTTGCCGTCCATGTCAAGGCGCCAACCCTTCGAGGTTACGGGAACTGCCTTCGACAACTGGCTACCCTCGTCGCCGGCATCGAGGGCGATGCCAGTCGGTTCAACTACCGCACCGGGGGAACCGAACGGTGGCGCGAGACGGTTGACGCCATCCGCATCGGCACCCTGACGCCTCGCGCCGTCGAGGGCGCCACGGCCGCCTACGTGAAGTCTCGCGGGACGACGGACTCGGCGAAGCGGACGATGGCGGCCGTTCTTCGCGGTGCCCGGGCGTTCTGGAGCCGACGCCTTCGCCGGTTGCTGCCCTTCGAGAACCTGCCCGACCCGTTCGAGGGCGTCGTTATCGAGTCGCCGCGCCCTCCCAGGTACGTCTCGACGGTGAACGCAACCGCCCTCGTCGAGGCGGCACGTTCCGAACTTCGCGACGGTGGCGACCCCGAGGCGTGGAAGGCGTTGCTCCTGGAGTTGGGCGCCGGGTTGCGGCGCGGAGAGGTTGACCAGTTGCTCTGGGCGAACGTGGACGCATCGCGCCGGGCAATCCGCGTCATCGCCGGCAAGTCGTGGGAGAGCGTCGCCGAGGTTCCCCTGGCGGACGGCATCGCATCGGAATTGGAACGGCTTCGCCCCGACGCGAAGGGGCTTTACGTGCTGGAGGGCGGACCAAGGCCCGGCCCGGACGAGAAGCGACGCCGCTACGGTGCACACCGAACATGGCGACGGCTGACCGATTGGCTTCGCCGCAACGGGGTCAACAGCCGAACGCCAAACCATTCGATGCGAAAGGAGTGCGGCGCGATCATCAACGCCACGGCCGGGCTTCACGCCGCATCGCGGTTCTTGCGCCACGCCGACGTTGCCGTGACCGCCAGCCATTACAGCGACGCCCGCAACCGCGTCGTGGTGCCGTTGTTCGACGACTCGACGCCCGGGAAGACTGGCGGGAACGCGTCTTGACCCTGATCCCGGCGCCTCGCCCGTGGTGGCGTCGTGGTCATGGCCAGTTGCAAGCCCGCAAAAGACACGCCCCACCCGCTTCCAAGATGCTACGTCCGGCACGCTGAGCCTTCCCGAACACTGTCCGGGAGGCAGTCTTCCGCACTCGGGTTCCGTGCTCGCCGGGCGAGTCGAAGCCACGAAAGAGCATGAATTGACGCCGGTTTTCCCAAAATTCCGGTAAGTGTGCATCGCGTGCACCGCATTGATTCCCTTTCCGCCTCGGAATCAACACGTTAACAGGGGTACAAAGTCAGGTTGCCTAGACGACGCGCTACAGTGGTAGTCTCGGCGGTGCATGAATGAATCTGACATTCCTACGCCAATCGAGACACTTCGCCGGTACACACTCGAAAAGATCGCGGAGCTTGCCTCTTGCTCCGTCGAGACCGTCCGTCGTCGCGTCCGTCGGGGGCAGCTTCCAGCGGTCAGGCACGGTAAGGGTTGGACTGTCGGCCACGCCGACGCGGTGAAGTTTCTGACGACCGGAGGTTCCCGATGAGGCCCAGCCTTCGATGGTCGAGGGCCAGCGGGTCAACCAAGGCGAAGGTCGCCAGCCTGATCCGGCGCGGTTGGTTCCCGGGGTGCAGGATTTGCGACCTTGGCAGGCGGAAGCGAGGCGGTCGGTGAGAACCGCCGAGTTCCTGGACCGCTTGGGGGGCGTCCGGAAGTCCGGGCCGTCGAGCTGGATGGCGCGTTGCCCGAGTCACAAGGACCGGAATCCGTCACTCGCCATCACGGAGACAGCGGACGGCAAAACGCTCCTACGATGCCACGCGGGCTGCACCGCCGAGGCCGTCGCGGGCGCCGTCGGGCTTCGCATGAGTGACTTGATGGGCCCGAGTGAGTCGCGCAACGGCGGCCACCAACCCAAGGCGCCGCGCCGCATCGTCGCGACCTATCCCTACCACGACGAGACCGGCGCACTTCTCTTCGAGGTCGTCCGGTTCGACCCGAAAGACTTCCGGCAACGGCGTCCCGACCCCTCGGCGACGGACGGTTGGGCGTGGTCGCTGAGTGGCGTCCGTCGCGTTCTCTTCCGGCTTCCCGAGATCCGAAGGGCAATCGAGTCCGGGACTCCGGTTGTGGTCTGCGAGGGCGAGAAAGACGCCTTGCGCCTCGTTGAAATGGGCTTTCAGGCGACCACGGCACCGGCCGGCGCTGGCAAGTGGACGGATGCCTACTCGGACTCACTTGCTGGCGCGGATGTCTATGTCGTTCCGGACCGCGACGAGCCGGGTCGAAAGCACGCGGAGCAAGTCGCCAAGTCACTCGATGGCAAGGCCAATTCCGTTCGCGTCGTCGAGCTTCCGGCTGAGTGGAGCGGCGGGCCAGTCAAAGACGTTTCCGACCTGTTTGACGGCGGGGCAACGGCTGGTGATTTCTTGGCTTTGTGTGAGTCGGCGAGTGAGTGGGCGAAGCTGCGTGAGGGAAGGAAGAAAAGTCATGGCGGCAACAGGCGGAGTGAGGATGCCAGTTCAAAGGGCAATAGTTGCCCCATGGTAACTATTCAGGTCGGTGGTGCGCAGGGGAGGACTTTGCCGGGGTGAAGGGCTTCGGCGGACCGCGATGAGGGGAGCGATCGGCGAGGGTGGTGCGAGGGAGGGGAAGGAAAGTTGCGATCCAGACTGGACTCTTGCTTCAGCCTCGGGCAGGGTCACTACCCGTGGAGCACGAGACCATGGTGATGCAGGGCAGGGAACTGGGAGCGGCCGAGCTGACGCAGATCCGCTCACTCATCGCAACCCGGCCGGATTGGAGTCGCTACCGGTTGTCGCGGGAGTTGTGCCTCCTTTGGAACTGGCGGACCGCCACCGGCCAGATGAAGGACATGGCGGCGCGTACGCTGCTCTTGAAACTGGAGGAGCGGGGCCTGGTGCAACTGCCCCCACGTCGATGGGCCTCGCCCAATCGGATGCGGCGCAAGCGGCTAGTGCCCTCGGCTCACGCCCGGGAACCGGTGGTCGGCGCGCTCGCCGAGTTGCAGCCGCTGGAAGTGGTGGAACTGAGTCGGGCCCCCGCCGAACTGGCGCTCTTCGAGACCTTGCTCCACACGCATCACTACCTGAGTTACACCAGTCCGGTGGGGATGAACCTGAAGTATCTGGTGCGCGATCGCCATGGACGACCGGTGGCCTGCTCCCTGTTCGGGTCCGCAGCGTGGCGCTGTGCCGCCCGGGACGGGTTCATCGGCTGGTCGGAGGCGACGCGCGCGCGCCACTTGCAGCGGATC
This DNA window, taken from Verrucomicrobiia bacterium, encodes the following:
- a CDS encoding tetratricopeptide repeat protein, which codes for MSRHRQPPRSPHPGKPSPGSPPPTGSRRTRPLSNIRKALLGGAVTLTAFLLLELLLWACRVQPAWRTEDPYAGFSRHIPHFIREPGPDGAARISVAPAKSAVLNPQTFAARKPTGTYRIICLGGSTTYGRPFYDATSFPGWLRAFLPAADPSRSWEVINAGAISYASYRVLGVMEELARHEPDLFILYTGQNEFLERRTYDGLAAATSPLADAASLVNRTRLATVMRQALDAAGVARKSSGHRAPVLGENTRAIPIDAVGPAAYHRDDALAADVLEHYRASLRRMVALARSVGAEILFVVPASNLADFAPFKSEHRPGLSATELTEWYALERAGRAAAAAGRFDDAVRAFESAIRLDDRHAGLWFHLGNALRALGRHGDARTAFRRAIDEDICPLRMPSPFTLAVREIIAETGACGVDFEDWVARESPDGLADRRFFHDHVHPTLEGNRGLALALLDCLAQRGIVRPSPDWNDATLARVTASVEASIDRPLHALQLRMLAAMLGWLGQPDQARHQAELALALAGPSPDVLLDQAQRFQSVRAHTLATEFLERAAAAHPEAAPVRFQLALALLASGRDADALNDLQDVVRLDPNHAEAHTRLGAILAAQERYGDAERHFAEVVRLAPHSDVALNNLGLAMARQGRFEDAIVAYRQALAANPRSVAAHVHYGLALEGLGQTRDAIEHFRTALRLDPSHSEAATRLKTLLAVPAP
- a CDS encoding toprim domain-containing protein; this encodes MSDLMGPSESRNGGHQPKAPRRIVATYPYHDETGALLFEVVRFDPKDFRQRRPDPSATDGWAWSLSGVRRVLFRLPEIRRAIESGTPVVVCEGEKDALRLVEMGFQATTAPAGAGKWTDAYSDSLAGADVYVVPDRDEPGRKHAEQVAKSLDGKANSVRVVELPAEWSGGPVKDVSDLFDGGATAGDFLALCESASEWAKLREGRKKSHGGNRRSEDASSKGNSCPMVTIQVGGAQGRTLPG
- a CDS encoding site-specific integrase produces the protein MAKQNEGGKVSTGIRRFESKVFKPAWTKGGRRFELEHYAIRLRHDGKRATVNLQTADAREAARRAARFATILAASGWEAAHADLSPEQARVVAKRDTPTVGDLIREADRVAVHVKAPTLRGYGNCLRQLATLVAGIEGDASRFNYRTGGTERWRETVDAIRIGTLTPRAVEGATAAYVKSRGTTDSAKRTMAAVLRGARAFWSRRLRRLLPFENLPDPFEGVVIESPRPPRYVSTVNATALVEAARSELRDGGDPEAWKALLLELGAGLRRGEVDQLLWANVDASRRAIRVIAGKSWESVAEVPLADGIASELERLRPDAKGLYVLEGGPRPGPDEKRRRYGAHRTWRRLTDWLRRNGVNSRTPNHSMRKECGAIINATAGLHAASRFLRHADVAVTASHYSDARNRVVVPLFDDSTPGKTGGNAS
- a CDS encoding DUF4338 domain-containing protein; translated protein: MSRELCLLWNWRTATGQMKDMAARTLLLKLEERGLVQLPPRRWASPNRMRRKRLVPSAHAREPVVGALAELQPLEVVELSRAPAELALFETLLHTHHYLSYTSPVGMNLKYLVRDRHGRPVACSLFGSAAWRCAARDGFIGWSEATRARHLQRITNNTRFLVMPWVEVRHLAGHVLGRIERRLRADWRRKYAEPLSLVETFVDTSRFAGVCYRAANWIAVGETTGRTRQDRFSRIEVPRKTVLVRPLVANFREELAA
- a CDS encoding helix-turn-helix domain-containing protein: MNESDIPTPIETLRRYTLEKIAELASCSVETVRRRVRRGQLPAVRHGKGWTVGHADAVKFLTTGGSR